From Papaver somniferum cultivar HN1 unplaced genomic scaffold, ASM357369v1 unplaced-scaffold_89, whole genome shotgun sequence, a single genomic window includes:
- the LOC113346042 gene encoding uncharacterized protein LOC113346042, whose product MSLKLTPFRALYGYSPPQFGLHAAGTIQNPLVDDYLHHRTIMTYVLRQSLLTAQHRMKQQADKGRIERSFIVRDWVYLRLQPYRHTSVQLRKNLKLAAKFFGPYKVLERVGNVAYRLELPISSRIHPVLHVSQLKKKIRQGFLPQTVLPTLDKEGLFKVGHVKVLSTRVLIKGRQQIPQVQVQWSHTAEGDATWEDTAFIRSSFPKFILEDKDVL is encoded by the coding sequence ATGAGCCTCAAGCTAACACCTTTTCGGGCTCTCTACGGCTATTCTCCACCACAATTCGGACTACACGCTGCTGGGACAATTCAAAATCCTTTAGTCGACGATTATTTACATCATCGAACCATTATGACATATGTCCTGCGCCAGAGTCTTCTTACTGCTCAACATCGAATGAAACAACAAGCTGACAAAGGCAGAATTGAGAGATCCTTCATAGTTCGCGATTGGGTATATTTACGTCTCCAACCCTATAGGCATACATCAGTTCAGCTGCGCAAAAATCTTAAACTGGCAGCCAAATTCTTTGGTCCTTACAAGGTATTAGAACGAGTTGGTAATGTTGCTTATCGGCTTGAATTACCTATTTCTTCTCGGATTCATCCAGTTTTACACGTctcacaattgaagaagaaaatcagacAAGGATTTCTTCCACAAACAGTACTTCCCACCTTGGACAAGGAAGGATTGTTCAAAGTCGGGCATGTTAAGGTTTTAAGTACTCGAGTTCTTATTAAGGGCCGCCAACAGATTCCACAAGTGCAGGTCCAATGGTCTCACACTGCTGAAGGGGATGCTACTTGGGAAGACACAGCTTTCATCAGATCTTCTTTCCCTaaattcatccttgaggacaaggatgtgctGTAG